The DNA sequence AGATGTGGTACTTTCCGCAAAAATAACAGCGAGCGCCGTTAACCTCACCCTTAATTTGACAGCAAATTCTGCGTCAAATAATATTCCAAATGCAAAGCAATGAGTTAAGAGAATGGCGTAATGTCGTTTGAGTATTTTAAAGGCACCTTTTCCCTTTCCTTTTTTTCAAAAAACACAACACAGCTGGAAATATTTCAGCCCACAGGAAATTGCAATCTTGATCAATGAAAGGTGTAATATAGTGAGCAGCACTCACTGGTCTGAAAGGGCTGGAACGAAAGTTTGGCCTGGCAGCACTTACTTTGCTGGTAACAAGGATCGTTTCCGCTTGAAAAGTGCGGTGGCAGTTGTTGGCAATGACTCACCTCGCAGGCCTGGCGATGAGAGGCGGCGATCTCCTTTTCGAGTGCTGTTAACGCCGCAACTTCCCGGGGCTCGGCTTCAGGCGCCCCGTCCCCTGTACTGACAGCCGAATGGGGTTCCTCGCCCGGGCTGCCCCGACCCTCGCTGCCGCCGGAGCCCGGGCTGCCCTGTCCCTCATTGCCGCTCACACTGGAGCTGGAGTTCGGGCTGACCTTGCAGCCAAGAGTCGAGGTCACACAAAGACTTTTGCACACACTTCTTCCAATATTATAAGCAACGCTTGGCCACTTCAAAGTGTTTGGATGTAACAACATTGGGATGAATGTGTTGAACTGCACCGGGAGGATAAACACTGCAAAGATTTAGGGTTTAAAAACATTGTCGGCATTTCACAGCACCGGGCCATTGGGAAGGTTACACTGCACCGAAACAATCATACGCTGAAAATTCCCTAAACGTACATGAAATAGTCGGATATTTTAATTAAACAAAGGATATCGCGTTTGTTGGAGAAACTTGACTGATTTTAGTGGAAAGTGCTTCCTGCTCACACTGGTAAATGTTTGTCGCCTTCCGGATGCTGGAGCAGTGGCGCAGCTTTTGCACTGGTTGTTGTCAGAGTAAAAAAGGAAATCGGTGGTTTCTCTTCACCCGGGAAACGATGCACAGGAATAATACAGTTCAACTTGGGAGCTGACACGAACGGACCAGTGTGAAGGAATTATTATGCTGTAGATTTAGAATTAAATTAATGCCCCCAAATTGTAGAATGACACATCTCCAGTTTAAATATTTAGTCTCTTCCATGTAGTGTATCAAAATGACACAAGCCTTAATGTGTATACAttgacatcagaggtcacatgtgtatGGCAAGCCAGAGTGTACAAAGGTATTTAGCCAAACAGCCTCCTTTTCAGAAAAAATATGCAAAATTGTTTGCAAATTAATCCACATACATGAGAGTTACTTTGTCTGAAAGTTAAATTTTGCAATGTCCTGCATTCCAGAATATCATCAATATAATTTTTTGGCAATAAAACGGTCCTCAATCTCATTGTTCATGTTTGGTCAGCAGAGTACTtgccttgccttcctcagactctaCTCGATTGCTTGCATGGACACATTTCAGTATCTTTTCTCATCACTTTAGGAATAATGATCTACCCccttttgtacaagatgccatcttaggCAGTCACTTCATCTCTATATGTCCAGTACTCTTACAGTAACAGGTGTGTCCTTGATGGTTTCAGGCCATCCTTACATCACAATTTCCTGGAGCATTTGAAGAGTTGCATCTTGTCGCATAATTTGCTTGATCTCAGCAAGGCACTTGTCCGTCAGAGTCACTATCTCTGCtgtgttgatgacttccagagcttaTTGTGCTGTTGCTTCTTGTTGAATCAGGAAGATTTTGCATTCTGTACTCTCATCATAAACTTCCTTCAAAGGGAGTGCAGCTCTTGACCGTATGTTGGCGATGTATCTCTGCTTCCCTTGCTTGTCCTGCACTGCCAAGTGATATCTCTGCAAACAAAGTAACATCCTTTGCAAATGCTTGGGAGCAGATAGAAATGGTTTGAGaaagatgctttgaagtggcttgtggtcagactctaCCATCACTTTCTCTCACAATCCGGTACTGGTTGAAATGTTCACAAACAAAGACAATAGCCAGACACTCTCAATCTGTGCATAGCGCGTTTAGTTTGCATTAAAGCTCTGGATGTAAATGCAACTGGTTGTCCTTGCCGCATGacagttgctccaagtcctgttctTCACACTGCTGGGTGACTTAATTGTTAACATCATCGAACCTCAGCAGTGGCGTTATCATCACTAGTTGTTTGATGTGAGTGAAATCTGcttttctgtgccccaatacctctGAACATCCGTGCAGTGAACTTGCATAGTGATTCACACTCTGATGACAGATTGGGCAAGAACTTGCTTGGGAGGTTCACAAATTCAACTAATTGTTGCACTGCCTTCACATCTGTTGGTTGCTGAATCTTTGCTACAACTGCACTTAATCATGATCAGAGGGAAGTTCTTTAGCCCTCAGTAcgtgacctatgtacttgacttcagTCATCATCTTCAGCTGCAACATTTACTTGTTCAGATTCAAGTtcagctgacactctctagcagttTCACTCATTTCCAATCGTCGTCTGTGATGACGTCTTCCATTGTATCTCCACATTCATAGACTAGAAGATCATTCATGATTGCTTCCAATCCTGGTAGTCCATTGACTATATCATGTGATCAGCGTTTGTACTCTTCCAGAGCAGTAAAAATGCCAAACGACATGTGTAACCATCTGTGCTTCCCAAGTGGCATCCAGAAagtagttagaaagctgctgctttcacttGTCAGTATCCATCCTTGGCATCTAGGGAAGTAAAGAACTTTGCCTTGGCAAGCTGAGGCAGAATCTCTTCAATGGTTGATATAGGATCATGAGATCTCTTCAAAGCTTTATTGAGGTCCTTTAGATCTTTACACCCTCAACTTTCCTGGTTTTTTCACTGCTACTATGTTTCTAATCcagtctgtaggagttgtcactttcttgattactcccatcTTTTCAATCTTCTCTatcttgtttttcaggctggatttgatggcagctggaactttcctcggaAGGTGTTGAGTTGGTCTCACACCCTCATCTGTTCCGAGATGGTATTCACCAGAAAGGCATCCAAGAGCTGTGAAAACATCTTTGTAACCTGTCAGGATTTGTTCAGCAGTCAGTAGCTCGGTGTTATGTGAAACACTGTAAATCTGTTCTGGTATgtggagggttaccagtccaaaccTTTGACTTGTTTCAGCCGAGATGAGGGGAGTTTGCTTAGTGTCCACAATCTGGAACTGTAATTCTTCTTTCTACCCATTGCATTGGACTCGCAGCTTAGTTTGGCCTCTTAGGGTGGACATTGTTCCATCATAAAGCCTCAACTTTACCTTCAACAGCTTCATATTCAGATCACCATCTTGAGCAATTTCACACAAGTCCATGAAGCTCATGATGTTGCACGTAGAACCAGTATCTATCTGACAGCTCACATCAGCTTGatgctctccttctgcagtcatcattccaacagtcataaACCACTTTCTGCCTCGAGACCTGACGGCACCAACATGTTCCAATGTGTAGAGTGATTTGTTAGAATCATCATCCAACATTGCCCCTTCTTTACaggcttgcttttcttctttttagCAAAACACTTATGTGCAAAgtggttcagcttcttgcagttagaGCACTGCTTTCCCCAGGCTGGACATACTTCCTGTTCCTTCTTGTGATGTTTTTACAGTATTTATAATCCAGTACTCTGGCCTTGATCTTTCTGCTGGCCCTTCTGAAAGTTGTCCTTTCTTTTCCTCATTGATTTGTGCTTGGAAGACTTGGACTGCTTCTCAGTATAGTGCACAGCTTTGTCTGTGGTCCCATCAATACTCGTCAGCTGTTGATTAGCCACCTCAGAGCTTCTGCACATTTTAATAGATTTCTTGAGAGTAAGCTTCTCTTCTTTCAGCAGATGTGCTCTCACAGCAGGATCTCTTGTTCCTAAGAACAGTTCTGTCTCTGATGCAATCATCCTTCAGTTGCCCAAACTCTCAAGACTCAGCTAGATGTCTCAATACAGTCACATACTGATCAATATTTTCCCCCTTTCCATTAATAGAGGGATCAAAGTGAGTCTTCAAAGCCTCCAAACTCTCTCAAGTCTCACTTTTCTTCTCAGTGAGATCTAGGGTGAAATACCGCTTGTAACACACCTTTCCCCATCAATGATAATAGTTGCAACTCTTATCTGTCTGGGTTTCTTGTCCAATTCTGTGGCAATCTCATCATTCTGCTGTTGAGACTGGGAGAATTGCCAATTCCCTCTCAAATATCCCTTCATGTCCATAGGAGGAGGTACTAGAAAATTTGAATCCACAATGACTTATTCAGCTGTCAATGTCCTGTGCAAAGTTGCAGACAGAATTTTTATGACCTGGCTCCCATCCAAAATGCACACAACACTCTGAGAAGGCTTCTGTGGCTTCTTAACAGGTCAAACTTCTGCTCAAAATTACACTAAAACTCTCCCTGCTGGAATTCCGCAGGGAATAATTATCCTCCAATATTTTGCACATCTGCTGGTTGTCTTACAGCTGACATGCCTCAATCCAAAGGCTATCGAAATCTTCCCAAATCCCAGTGATTCATTTCTGACACCATGTTCAATGAGGTGCATCAAAATGGCAAAAGCCTTTACTTGGATAGCATCAACATCAGAGGCCACATGTGTATGACAAGCCAGAGTGTACAAAGGTATTTATCCAAATATAGTCCATCCAACCTCAGTTTAAATGTTTAGTCCATCTAGCCTTAAGTTAAATGTTTAGACCATCTAAAGTTGATTTAGTTTTTTAAAACTGCACCTTTCTCAGCATTTACTGTTGGTGGAGAGATCTGCCCAAACTTGTGACCAGAAGGATGTACAGCTCTTTTTCACAGTGCCAGTCAGGCAATATGAACAGGGTTCTCTCTGACTGGAATTTCAACTACAACATCTGGTCTTTGACTAGTCATTCCGATGTAAATGTACCCTAAATAGATTGACGTTTAGCGATGTGAGGCTTTTTTGTGCAGGTAGCTGTACGCCTTGGACTTTGTATTAAATAATATAATTCTAGCCTCGTGTAAAATCATTATTCATAAACATGCAGGTCCCAGGAGAGCCAGTTGTGATTCGACAATAGAAACTTAAAGCTGGTCATGCAAACTGCATGTCCTTTTTAAGCTTTAAGAAGTTGGCTTTTCATCAGCTGCACTGATAACTAACCCTGTGAAGTCTAAGTAGTATGACCTGACCTTTTCCAAGTGTTTTCACACAACAGGCAAAACATCAAACTAGTGCTGGTCTCTCTTGTACTACAGATACAGCTATCCATTTTATTAAAGATCTGGCAAACTGGAGTTACACTGCTAGCTAGTCCTCACATTGATCTAAGAGAGGGAAAAGCTTTTATCATGCCTGCATATGCAGAGCTCTGTTCCTAGATGGCAGGAGGTATGTTGCTTCTTTcataacttaaaaaaaaattactaaGTTTTGAACGTTCACCAACAGATTGTTTGAGTACTTTTAaaatttgcttttatttcaggctgAACCTTCTATACTgaatgtgaaacccccaaataGTTAGAAACTGCATACTAGAAGTGGTCACACACCTTCTGGATTCTGCACTTGGGAGTCAAATCGTCACTTGACTCCCAAGTAATATTGCTGCTCTTGCTGATGTACAGTGGGAGCCACTGTGCATCAATGTGAAAATGTATGAAAATGCTACCTTTCATGTACAACCTTGCTAAGAAAGGAAGACTTCCATTAATATAAAGCCATGCATGTCACTCATAATCATAAGTAATGCAGGGTTTGCTTACAGGAGTCATTgaaagaaagactggcatttagatagcagctttcacaacctcaggatgtcccaaagcgctttacagaaaATTAAGTgtctttgaagtgtactcactgtgggaaaagtgacagccaatttgtgcacagcaagctcccacaaacagcaatgtgataatgactatataatctgtttttgtgatgttgtttgaggggtaaatactgaccaggacaccaTGGGTAACTCCCCATGttcttgtttgaaatagtgccatgggatcttttacgtcctccTGAGAGGGCAAGTGGAGCCTCAGTTTATCATTTCATCCGACAGACCTCCAGTAGTGCagaattccttcagtactgcactggagtgacagccttgatttttgcactcaagtcctgatgtggtacttgaacccacaaccctctgaaacaGAGAGCTACTGACTGAGCTATGGCTGATAAAATCAAAGTTGTAACTCAAAGTGAAAATCTGGTTTACAGATGTAGACATTCAGAATAGGATCACTTAATTTGTAGAACTAAGATTGTGTTTTCTTGATGTAGTACAAAGACTACATAATTGATGGCTGTTTTCTTAATAAGAGCAAGTGGATGATGAATAAGATGCCACATATGGAAAACAGGCAGAAGTTCAAGCACCCAAGGAAAACCCTATGGACTGTATTATGAGAGATTAGTGAAGAGAAAGAAGAAAACCGCAATGAACCCTGTCAACACCTTAGATGAGAATAAAGCCAAGCAGGAGTCATATTTTGCTAAAATCATCAGTTATGCTGCTATAACGAACACAATATCCTTTGATACATTAAATACCCCCATGGGAAGCTTGTAGAGAAATTGGACTTCACCATTCTTCATTTACAGTTGGTACAACTATTCATAAATTAATTGTAAGTTCTGTTTCTGTAGTAAAGTGAGGCTGAGTAATCATTTTGAAGTCTGTGGGGATTATATTCAGTGAAACAGAAAAGCTAAGTCCTATTACTCACTGGTGGAATATACGAATATGTGTTGTGCATTTTTCCCAATGCCTGTGGCAAGGTGAACAAAAAACTTGTCTGATCTTTTTGAAGAATCTTTGGAATATGCAAGTTTTTGACAACATTCAGAAGGCGCCCATGAATCTTTGAATACAAAGGCTATGCCAGAGGCTGAGTTAGAAGGAACTTCCTGGGAGGATGAGACTTATGTGGTAAAGGAGAGAACAAGATCATTTGATCTTGGCCAATCCATCCCTTGGTTCCCAAATGGCTTTATGAACAGGAAGGCAATATTGGTTTGTGTTGACTTGAGGGTAAAATTCTGAAACACAAAAGAAATTTGAAAATGAGGATTTTTGTCAAGAAGATAACCACATCTATATAATCAAATTGTTGGTTCACAATAACAAGTAAAATCAGAAATGTTGTCCAAATCTTCTTATCACAATCAGAATTAGATTTTTCAAAAATAGGGGCACGGACCTTGTTCAGAAAGTATTGCATTGAACCTCTTTGCAATCATGAGTGTTAAAGAATAACTGTGGACATTATAAGCTTGGTGGCTTTCTATTGTAGAAAAAAACAATATTAATCCTGTTAAGTGGATGCTTCACAAGTAGTACATTTACATGGATACCTTACCAATGAAGCAAAACTCTGCATGACCAGTATGAACTAATCAGAATAGGTTGAGTCTGCAAAGATAAGAAAAGTATCTTTATGAAAGAAGATATCTTAAGAAGTGAAACTGGACAACAGAATCACTTGACATTGTGCTGGATCAGAAGGTTTTGTTGCAGTTGAAAGCACACATGTTTAAATCAGGGTATATCCAAATATTTATATTTCATTTTTATCTGAATAAGTGTAAAGAAAAGTTGAGAAATTGATAAGTTTGCTCATCTTACTTTCTAGATAATAGAAAGCACAAAACCATAGgttatggcaaagaaggaggccattcagcccatcgtgtctgcgccggcaaaAAAAACCTAactacccaatctaatcccaccttccagcatctggtctgtagccttgcaggttacagcacttctggtgcatgtccaggtacctttttaaaagagttgagggtttctgcctccaccaccattcctggcagtgaattccaggcacccaccacccactgggtgaaaacgtTATTCCttatgccccctctaatccttctaccaatcaccttaaatctgccccctgataattgaccgcTCCGCTAGGggaaaacagatccttcctgtctactctatagaggcccctcataattttgtacacctcaattaagtcacccctcagcctcctctgttccaaggaaaacaattccagccaatccaatcctttcctcatagctgcaactttcaagccctgacaacattctcgtaaatctcttctactttctccagaacaattatgtcctttctataatgtggtgaccagacatgtacgcaatactccaactgtggcctaaccagtgttttatacagttcagcattatattcctgcttttgtattctttaccttggccaataaaggaaagcattccatatgccttcttcaccactttatctacctgtcttgctaccttcaggaacctatggacatgcactccaaggtccctcacttcttctacccctctcaatatcctcccgtttattgtgtattcccttgctttgtttgccttccccaaatgcattacttcacacttctctggattgaattccatttgccacttttctgtccactcaaccaaaccattgatataattgacTTACTCATAAATCATTTAAGTCCTCATTATTATCAGTCTTAATTTGACTAATTCAAAATTATGATACAAGTCAATGGCTATTTAGTATATTGGCAATAATACCCTTGCTTATTAGTGGTTGACCCAATGAGACTCTAACAATGTTGCATAAACACTAGCCTCAAATTACCAAAATCAAATTACCTGTTCTTTTGTTACAGTTTTATCATGAATATATTTAGATAAACTAGCTAATTTTGGATCATAGAATCCTGTTGTCATTTTGGGTATGAGACATGTGCACAGCTTTAAACCACCAATTACGTGCTCGTGAGTACACTATTGAGCAATATATCAGAATAATTTTTGCAACATAAatattaatgttcttgctgtttattGCTTACATAAGCAAGGTTTTCACTCAAAACCAAGTATATCAACCATATGTGAATGGGTGTATCTACTGGAAGATCTAAGGATAGAAAGCAAACCTATTTGATTCATGTGTAATAATGGCAAATGTGCAGTGTTTCAAATGCAAAAGTAATGATTACAGTAAAATTGCATTATAACAGAACTGTTATAAATATGCAATTGGCTACTATTCTCACCCCAACGTCAGATGTTCTGGACGCAACTTTTAATGCACTAATCAACTGAGATTGTCCAGTCCCTGCTGGAaatcttaaaaaaaaactcattagcTCTCACGTACATCGTAAACAAGATCAGTTGGCTACGAACAATCTTATAATTTGTCATACCTTTCCAATTTATCTGTTTCAGACACTTTTGTGTATTAGAGACATTTTGAAATAAAATTGAGCAATCTTATTTCAATAATGAAGCAAAATAAATCTTTACTGAGTTGTGGAACATCAGCATTTCAATTAACATTCTGTTTCATCTTGTATGAGATTTTGCTTGAGTTTAAAACCATTTCTTATGCATTTGTGCACAAATTGCATCTTTGAGTTGAAAAATAGGGAATATGAAGAACGAATCCGAGGAAGCTCTGAACTGCACAATGTAGAACCTATGGTAACAGCTTTGGAGATGTCCTGTGATAACCCTTGAATTAGAGGACAAAACTGACAGTGCATCATGACTTTCACATCTTTTCAAAGTTGCTGCACGACCTCTAGGTCCAGTTCTTGTTACAACAAATATAACAGAAGAAAACAAAATTACTGACTGAAATTCTCTTGAGGGTTTATAGAATACAAATATGCCAGCTAAAGCAACATAATAGATTAATCGAAGAAGGTTTGTGTAGGTTTGATGCCCAGGCCCCTTGCACATAAGGAATTTGAGAATTTCTGttgatttttaaaattaaattcagAAAATAAAGTGAAAAAATACCATAGTCTTaacctcttcttttgggcctccttatctcgagagacaatggatacgcgcctggaggtggtcagtggtttgtgaagcagcgcctggagtggctataaaggccaattctggagtgacaggctcttccacaggtgctgcagagaaatttgtttgtcagggctgttgcacagttggctctccccttgcgcctctgtcttttttcctgccaactactaagtctcttcgactcgccacaatttagccctgtctttatggctgcccgccagtcttAACCATGAAACATAAATAAGAAAGTAAAAATTTTACCACTGTACTATAAAGATAACTATTCAACATGGTAAGATATATAAAATAGCATGCAGGATCTTAACTGGTTGATTAATGTAGTACTATAATACAGTCCAAAGGAATCATGATCAAACTGTTGtactctggttagatcacactttcaGTCCTGTGTCCCCATCTGGTCATTGGGGAACAAGGGGCAAAAGTTTTACAGGCAAGGGGAGGCGGGTTTGGGTGCATGCAGGGAGTTAAATCCTCTTAAAGTGACATTGTGTCAGGATCCCAATATCATCCCACCTCTTCAGGGTTTCCCCGGGCAGATTTGAAGGCAAGCGGGGAACCCATGCAGATTTTCATTAAGGAATTTAAATATTCAAAAGTCAGTAAGTTTTGTTTCAATTAAAAAGATTCTGGCTTTAACAGACAGCGCACCTATTTCCTGAgctgtcagcaacttgccagggtcactGCGCGTACACATTGAGGAGTGCTTCTTCACTGAAACTGACAGactgggaagcctttgatcagtgaagCTGAAGAACTGTAGCCACAGCAAGGTGAGAGGTTGCTGCTTAGAGTGCTCCTTCTCAGAGAGTGCTTGACagctgattgccaacttcttggaagtcatttACACCTGTTTTGCAATTCATTCATTttcgtgtgggggctcatttaaacggAGGGCGTAGAACGGCCACCCCCAATGATGTTGCGGGGGGTGTCTGGCACCACcatgcaggcgccggcaccatttttaaagggcttcaagcccttagaagaaatttgaatttttaaagtaacaTTATTTTACATTGTgttcaaaaaattaaataaaaactggaggccctttcccacaacgcccaatgtttgtttttgggcctatcGAACCAAagttaactttattcccaacctgaactttccaccttccccaccccaacctcattacctttgcccttcaggcccttcccaccatcccctcagccaatacaaagtgaTTTCCC is a window from the Heterodontus francisci isolate sHetFra1 chromosome 8, sHetFra1.hap1, whole genome shotgun sequence genome containing:
- the c8h1orf53 gene encoding uncharacterized protein C1orf53 homolog; translated protein: MLLHPNTLKWPSVAYNIGRSVCKSLCVTSTLGCKVSPNSSSSVSGNEGQGSPGSGGSEGRGSPGEEPHSAVSTGDGAPEAEPREVAALTALEKEIAASHRQACEAAQQTYVDPESGYLVFTRLAHLQRGKCCGSACRHCPYNQVNVKDPSKRKRFNSKFYV